A region from the Meiothermus sp. Pnk-1 genome encodes:
- the lnt gene encoding apolipoprotein N-acyltransferase encodes MRGRARAPFVSLLLGLALAATLPPSPLGILAPLPLALLLREGGFRAGMWAGLGFWGMHLVWLPWSFADLFGPWGVVPFVPLILAKAATWGILFGLTLRRPLARAGGWVVLEYLTSLGELAFPWGFVGYSLVEAPGRWLAALGGVYLLSLVVLLVAYGLGQRRYWVAIPWALLWVLPLPPAQPTQTALLVQGNVNPLRKAAGDVPDEQVYINLTRQGLAEHPEARLVVWPETAVSAFPPALPAVLGERELVSGFNAEGGYNRAVRYANGRILEVYDKNRLAPFGEFFPWKRYIGPVYSFFFRAFGFGYDLASRPFGSGYRTLGPYGAYICYESVFPQVARALTLRGAEVLVLGSNDAWFGPSFGALQHFEMGRLRAVENGRWVLRAGNDGVTASIDPYGRVVARIPQHVAGYLAAPYAPAPGQTLYTRLGDWAVLIGLGLLVLARASRLGHLTWRERNWGDIPGPR; translated from the coding sequence GTGCGGGGTCGTGCGCGCGCTCCCTTCGTCTCTTTGTTGTTGGGCTTGGCCTTGGCGGCCACGCTGCCGCCTTCTCCCTTAGGGATCCTGGCCCCCCTCCCGCTGGCCCTGCTCTTGCGGGAGGGGGGGTTTCGGGCGGGGATGTGGGCCGGCTTGGGTTTTTGGGGTATGCACCTGGTTTGGCTCCCCTGGAGCTTCGCCGACTTGTTTGGGCCTTGGGGGGTGGTTCCCTTTGTTCCGCTGATCTTGGCCAAGGCAGCGACGTGGGGCATACTCTTTGGCCTCACCCTGAGGCGGCCCTTGGCGCGGGCAGGGGGGTGGGTAGTACTGGAGTACCTCACCTCGCTGGGGGAACTGGCCTTCCCCTGGGGATTTGTGGGCTACAGCTTAGTGGAGGCGCCGGGCCGCTGGCTGGCCGCCCTGGGGGGGGTGTACTTGCTCTCGCTGGTGGTGCTGCTGGTGGCCTACGGGTTGGGCCAGCGGCGGTACTGGGTGGCGATTCCTTGGGCACTGCTATGGGTGTTGCCGCTTCCCCCCGCCCAACCCACACAGACTGCGCTGCTGGTGCAAGGCAACGTGAACCCGCTGCGCAAAGCAGCGGGAGACGTCCCTGACGAGCAGGTATACATAAACCTGACCCGGCAGGGCCTGGCCGAGCACCCTGAGGCGCGGTTGGTGGTCTGGCCCGAGACCGCGGTGTCGGCGTTTCCTCCCGCACTCCCTGCGGTCTTGGGAGAGCGGGAGCTGGTGAGCGGGTTCAACGCCGAGGGCGGATATAACCGGGCGGTGCGCTATGCCAACGGGCGGATTCTCGAGGTCTACGACAAAAACCGCCTGGCTCCTTTCGGGGAATTCTTCCCCTGGAAGCGTTACATCGGCCCGGTCTATAGCTTTTTTTTCCGGGCTTTTGGCTTCGGCTACGACCTTGCCAGCCGCCCCTTCGGCAGCGGCTACCGCACGTTGGGGCCTTACGGGGCCTATATCTGCTACGAGTCGGTATTCCCGCAGGTGGCTCGAGCCCTCACCCTGCGGGGGGCGGAGGTCTTGGTACTCGGCTCCAACGACGCATGGTTTGGCCCCAGTTTTGGGGCCCTTCAGCACTTCGAGATGGGCCGCTTGCGGGCGGTGGAGAATGGTCGCTGGGTGTTGCGGGCGGGCAACGACGGGGTGACGGCCTCGATTGACCCCTATGGGCGGGTAGTGGCACGCATACCGCAGCATGTGGCGGGTTACCTGGCCGCCCCCTACGCCCCCGCTCCCGGACAGACTCTCTACACCCGGCTGGGAGACTGGGCGGTGCTCATCGGGCTGGGGTTGCTGGTGTTGGCACGCGCTTCCCGACTGGGCCACTTGACCTGGCGCGAGCGCAACTGGGGAGATATCCCAGGGCCGCGCTAG